A region of Mycolicibacterium brumae DNA encodes the following proteins:
- a CDS encoding amidohydrolase family protein, whose product MPIRFDVRKADWSTLAQPEYKPVVIVSADSHVSLPPKLYKDYLDAKHHDAWGTYLDDVAVIDKVVDLTGYPPPEDSLEVYDKRGVVSAGGEVGYFDPVWRLRHVESEGIVAEFLHPFGPIGFVPFADVQNSMTTHELRRAGSVAHNRFLEDFCSEAPGRLLGVPLIYPWPDWESGVADIVRAKECGFKAIFPPMMPGAAPGDLPALYDPWWDPMWRACQDLGMVVHIHAGFGNPQGGVVEMVRAVFSRTGGDTEGGEGLAVIDENLLPKFDPNGGEEAAGANSFLAELFETFGERRPLWQLMFGGVFDRFPRLKVAFQEIHADWVPLTLDYLDKLHAREPGTLTMKPSEYWKRHCGCGTSLMRYGDVAARHEVGIDKLMFGSDYPHFEGTWPNTHDWVRATLGEVPENEARAILGENAIEFYGLDRPLLEKTAKRVGPLYHELFNGAPVDRQLIRHFEFRAGINKPVSFPVDKMDQTVAADRAGAAAALASAHQ is encoded by the coding sequence ATGCCCATCCGATTCGACGTCCGCAAAGCCGACTGGTCGACGCTGGCCCAACCGGAATACAAGCCGGTGGTGATCGTGTCAGCGGACTCGCATGTCTCGCTGCCGCCGAAGCTGTACAAGGATTACCTCGACGCCAAGCACCACGACGCGTGGGGGACCTACCTGGACGACGTCGCCGTCATCGACAAGGTCGTCGACCTGACCGGCTACCCGCCGCCGGAGGACTCCCTGGAGGTCTACGACAAGCGTGGTGTGGTGTCCGCCGGCGGGGAGGTCGGCTACTTCGACCCGGTGTGGCGGTTGCGGCACGTCGAATCCGAAGGCATCGTCGCGGAGTTCCTGCACCCGTTCGGGCCGATCGGCTTCGTGCCGTTCGCCGACGTGCAGAACTCCATGACCACCCACGAGCTGCGCCGCGCGGGATCGGTTGCGCACAACCGGTTCCTGGAGGACTTCTGCTCCGAAGCCCCCGGCCGGCTGCTCGGCGTTCCGCTGATCTACCCGTGGCCGGACTGGGAATCCGGGGTCGCCGACATCGTGCGCGCCAAGGAATGCGGCTTCAAGGCGATCTTCCCGCCGATGATGCCCGGCGCCGCGCCCGGTGACCTGCCCGCGCTGTATGACCCGTGGTGGGACCCGATGTGGCGGGCCTGCCAGGACCTCGGCATGGTGGTGCACATCCACGCCGGGTTCGGCAACCCGCAGGGCGGTGTCGTGGAGATGGTGCGCGCGGTGTTCAGTCGCACCGGCGGCGACACCGAGGGTGGGGAAGGCCTCGCTGTCATCGACGAGAACCTCTTGCCGAAGTTCGACCCGAACGGCGGTGAGGAAGCGGCCGGCGCCAACTCGTTCCTGGCGGAGTTGTTTGAGACGTTCGGCGAACGACGGCCGCTGTGGCAGTTGATGTTCGGTGGGGTGTTCGACCGCTTCCCGCGCCTGAAGGTCGCCTTCCAGGAGATCCACGCCGACTGGGTGCCGCTGACGCTGGACTACCTGGACAAGCTGCACGCCCGGGAGCCCGGCACGTTGACCATGAAGCCCAGCGAGTATTGGAAGCGGCACTGTGGATGTGGCACTTCGCTGATGCGCTACGGCGACGTGGCAGCCCGGCATGAGGTGGGCATCGACAAGCTGATGTTCGGCAGCGACTACCCGCACTTCGAGGGCACCTGGCCCAACACTCACGACTGGGTCCGGGCCACCCTCGGCGAGGTCCCCGAAAACGAGGCGCGGGCGATTCTGGGGGAGAACGCGATCGAGTTCTACGGACTGGATCGGCCGCTGCTGGAGAAGACCGCCAAGCGGGTCGGACCGCTGTATCACGAGCTGTTCAACGGAGCGCCCGTCGACCGGCAGCTGATCCGGCACTTCGAGTTCCGCGCCGGCATCAACAAACCGGTCAGCTTCCCGGTCGACAAGATGGACCAGACCGTGGCCGCCGACCGCGCGGGGGCGGCTGCCGCGTTGGCCTCAGCCCATCAGTGA
- a CDS encoding VOC family protein, which translates to MPNEFQYCQIAWVVNDLDAAIEKWRAMTGIGPFFVGRHVGAAFVGPKLRGQDTEIDISAAIAQAGPVQLEFIQQHDDRPSPYREMLAEGEEGLHHVCVFVDDVDAELARYAEQGYDTVLTATFGGQTPLAYVDTRALTGTMTELMSGEGMVKQMYARVAEIAADWDGVTDPVRDLSSLMG; encoded by the coding sequence ATGCCGAACGAATTCCAGTACTGCCAGATCGCCTGGGTGGTCAACGATCTGGACGCAGCGATCGAGAAATGGCGGGCGATGACCGGCATCGGCCCGTTCTTCGTCGGCCGGCACGTCGGCGCCGCGTTCGTCGGGCCGAAGCTGCGCGGGCAGGACACCGAGATCGACATCAGCGCCGCGATCGCGCAGGCCGGGCCGGTCCAGCTGGAGTTCATCCAGCAGCACGACGACCGCCCCTCCCCCTACCGGGAGATGCTCGCCGAGGGCGAGGAAGGACTGCACCACGTGTGCGTCTTCGTCGACGACGTCGACGCCGAACTCGCCCGCTATGCCGAGCAGGGGTACGACACCGTGCTGACCGCGACGTTCGGCGGCCAGACCCCGCTGGCCTACGTCGACACCCGGGCGTTGACCGGCACCATGACCGAGCTGATGAGTGGCGAGGGCATGGTCAAGCAGATGTACGCCCGGGTCGCCGAGATCGCCGCCGACTGGGACGGCGTCACCGACCCGGTGCGCGACCTGTCCTCACTGATGGGCTGA
- a CDS encoding IS1634 family transposase, which produces MAYVRKVRTGSGAVAVQVACKNSGKVQVIAHVGSAHTDAELGILLEKARQLVHGDQEALDFEAPARSARVEDVADYRRRILPATGTSSCAGAPAPPGRTVGTCSRLLYDTLAAVYDWLGFDAVDDPVFRDLVIARIVEPTSKLDSLRVLADLGADGRSYRTVQRHLDEVGPKKYRDTIAEKCFAYARDCGGLSLLLYDVTTLWWEAENEDGLRKVGYSKDRKVDPQIVVGLLVDRTGFPLEIGCYEGNTAETTTIVPVVRGFLERHQLTDTDMVVAADAGMLSASNLKDLDELGLSFIVGSRATKAPADLESHFHWNGDAFTDGQVIDTVTPRHGNNKCVNDRAKRAEPVWDPEVHSAAWRAVWAYSAKRARRDQKTLAAQEARAKAIIDGTQPAKSARFVKVSGKDRHLDDSALSRAKSLAGLKGYITNVPATVMPADEVMAKYHDLWHVEKSFRMSKSDLAARPIWHRQRETIEAHLTIVFAALAVSHAVQSRTGYSIAKVVKGLRTLRSATIAINGVTQTFPPDVPATQREILEHLGLAP; this is translated from the coding sequence GTGGCGTACGTGCGGAAGGTGCGCACCGGCTCCGGCGCGGTGGCGGTGCAGGTGGCCTGCAAGAATTCCGGGAAAGTCCAGGTCATCGCCCATGTTGGATCTGCTCATACCGATGCTGAGCTGGGGATCCTGTTGGAGAAGGCCCGGCAGCTGGTGCACGGGGACCAGGAGGCGCTGGACTTCGAAGCCCCGGCCCGCTCAGCTCGGGTCGAGGATGTCGCCGACTACCGGCGACGAATCCTGCCTGCGACCGGCACGTCGAGTTGCGCGGGAGCGCCGGCGCCGCCGGGCCGGACGGTCGGCACTTGCTCGAGGTTGCTCTATGACACCCTCGCCGCGGTGTATGACTGGCTCGGGTTCGACGCGGTCGATGATCCGGTGTTCCGGGATTTGGTGATCGCCCGAATCGTGGAACCGACCAGCAAACTTGATTCCCTGCGGGTGCTGGCCGATCTCGGCGCGGATGGGCGCTCGTATCGGACGGTGCAACGTCACCTCGATGAGGTCGGGCCGAAGAAGTACCGCGACACCATTGCTGAGAAGTGCTTCGCCTACGCGCGTGACTGCGGCGGCCTCTCGCTCCTTTTGTATGACGTCACCACGTTGTGGTGGGAAGCTGAGAACGAGGACGGACTACGCAAAGTCGGGTACTCGAAAGACCGGAAGGTCGACCCTCAAATTGTGGTCGGACTGCTGGTCGACCGGACAGGGTTCCCTCTCGAAATCGGTTGCTATGAAGGCAATACCGCCGAGACCACCACCATTGTGCCGGTCGTGCGCGGGTTCCTGGAACGCCACCAGCTCACCGACACCGACATGGTCGTGGCCGCCGACGCCGGCATGTTGTCTGCCTCGAATCTCAAGGACCTCGATGAGCTGGGGCTCTCGTTCATCGTCGGTTCCCGGGCAACCAAGGCGCCAGCTGATCTGGAGTCCCATTTCCACTGGAACGGTGACGCGTTCACCGACGGCCAAGTCATCGACACCGTCACCCCGCGGCACGGCAACAACAAGTGCGTCAACGACCGAGCAAAGCGCGCTGAACCCGTGTGGGACCCCGAGGTCCATTCGGCGGCCTGGCGGGCGGTGTGGGCGTACTCAGCCAAACGGGCCCGGCGAGATCAGAAGACCCTTGCCGCTCAGGAAGCCCGCGCCAAGGCCATCATCGACGGAACGCAGCCGGCGAAATCAGCGCGGTTTGTCAAAGTCAGCGGCAAAGACCGACACCTCGATGACTCCGCACTATCTCGGGCGAAATCCCTTGCGGGACTGAAGGGTTACATCACCAATGTGCCGGCCACGGTCATGCCGGCGGACGAGGTCATGGCGAAGTACCACGACTTGTGGCACGTGGAGAAGTCATTTCGGATGTCGAAGTCCGACCTGGCCGCCCGCCCGATCTGGCATCGCCAACGCGAAACCATCGAAGCGCACCTGACGATCGTGTTCGCCGCACTGGCCGTCTCGCATGCCGTTCAATCCCGGACCGGGTACTCCATCGCCAAAGTCGTCAAAGGCCTACGGACACTGCGCAGCGCGACCATCGCCATCAACGGCGTCACCCAGACGTTCCCACCCGATGTGCCCGCCACCCAGCGCGAGATCCTCGAACACCTCGGACTGGCGCCCTGA
- a CDS encoding putative quinol monooxygenase — MTIHVIMEVTLKDGAEQDFRDFMLEIMPDTRAYPGAVNVEFTRNADNPNELMMVEKWDSREAYEKYLAWRMEGGVMARMADTFASFGLSMVRFFEFMGI; from the coding sequence ATGACGATTCACGTGATCATGGAAGTGACCCTCAAGGACGGCGCGGAGCAGGACTTCCGCGACTTCATGCTGGAGATCATGCCCGACACCCGCGCCTATCCGGGCGCGGTCAACGTCGAGTTCACCCGGAACGCGGACAACCCGAACGAGCTGATGATGGTCGAGAAGTGGGACAGCCGGGAGGCCTACGAGAAGTACCTGGCCTGGCGGATGGAGGGCGGAGTGATGGCCCGGATGGCCGACACCTTCGCCAGCTTCGGCCTGTCGATGGTGCGGTTCTTCGAATTCATGGGCATCTGA
- a CDS encoding TetR/AcrR family transcriptional regulator, producing MSTTGTKRVYGGMSAEQRVAERRAKLIDAGLNLFGSGESAQVRVKDVVAEAGLTERYFYESFKDMAAFFDAVFECAADMIESQVNAVIVDAPEDGFARVSLALRTTVELLAADPRLIRLFFVEALGKGDRAGAHRNDILVRAAENFLHWSTVGTPSGGDGRDARLKAFAMSGATSELLIAWADGLIDVTPAELSDFLVGLYWRANLP from the coding sequence GTGTCGACCACCGGAACCAAGCGCGTGTACGGCGGCATGTCCGCGGAGCAGCGGGTCGCCGAACGGCGCGCCAAGCTCATCGACGCCGGGCTGAACCTGTTCGGCTCCGGTGAGTCCGCGCAGGTGCGGGTCAAGGACGTCGTCGCCGAGGCCGGCCTCACCGAGCGCTACTTCTATGAGAGCTTCAAGGACATGGCGGCGTTCTTCGACGCCGTCTTCGAATGCGCCGCCGACATGATCGAATCCCAGGTCAACGCTGTCATCGTCGACGCCCCCGAGGACGGATTCGCCCGGGTGTCGCTCGCACTGCGCACCACGGTCGAGCTGCTGGCCGCCGACCCGCGGCTGATCCGGCTGTTCTTCGTCGAGGCGCTCGGCAAGGGGGACCGGGCCGGCGCGCATCGCAACGACATCCTGGTCCGGGCCGCGGAGAACTTCCTGCACTGGTCGACGGTCGGCACGCCCAGTGGCGGCGACGGCCGAGACGCGCGGTTGAAGGCGTTCGCGATGTCGGGGGCCACCTCGGAACTTCTCATCGCCTGGGCCGACGGGCTCATCGACGTGACGCCGGCGGAACTGTCGGACTTCCTGGTGGGCCTGTACTGGCGCGCCAATCTGCCCTGA
- a CDS encoding Lrp/AsnC family transcriptional regulator, with translation MAPKVPARQAMLRPPPPQRNRNEISESRWKPTPAIDDTDRALARELLSNAKISNRALASKVGISDSAVSQRLRKLTTLGALVFTAVIDWERAGFEWWVIALVKTRRRPAAEVAIDIGALPQCISTATVIGSHDLLGYFLVRDRAELRAVVDRLRSIDGVTEVDVELATDTRVTPLGRQLFRAVDPAPILLPAPCVDLDTLDLAILQELINDGRRSNRSIGRALQVSEATVRTRLARMTDSGLVQVLAMIDPAAFELSMLQATIMVRADRARIEAIAEEFLKLPAVAFVGICLGNWDLQVSVLVADQAELTAFIDSAAHSIDGVRETDTLLFQDIMRFNPCLKRVAGWNSVA, from the coding sequence GTGGCGCCGAAAGTGCCTGCACGCCAAGCGATGCTGCGCCCTCCCCCGCCGCAGCGCAATCGGAACGAAATCAGCGAGAGCCGCTGGAAGCCCACACCAGCCATCGACGACACCGACCGCGCCCTGGCCCGGGAACTGCTCTCCAACGCCAAGATCTCCAACCGCGCGCTGGCCTCGAAGGTCGGCATCAGTGACTCCGCCGTCAGCCAACGACTGCGCAAACTCACCACCCTGGGCGCGCTGGTGTTCACCGCCGTCATCGACTGGGAACGCGCCGGATTCGAATGGTGGGTCATCGCCCTGGTCAAGACTCGCCGCCGCCCGGCCGCCGAGGTGGCCATCGATATCGGCGCACTGCCCCAGTGCATTTCGACCGCCACCGTGATCGGCTCCCACGACCTGCTCGGCTACTTCCTGGTCCGCGACCGCGCCGAACTCCGCGCCGTCGTCGACCGGCTGCGCTCCATCGACGGCGTCACCGAGGTCGACGTGGAGCTGGCCACCGACACCCGCGTCACTCCCCTGGGCCGGCAACTCTTCCGAGCCGTCGACCCCGCTCCGATCCTGCTGCCCGCGCCGTGTGTCGACCTGGACACCCTCGACCTGGCGATCCTGCAGGAACTGATCAACGACGGGCGTCGCTCCAACCGCAGCATCGGCCGCGCGCTGCAGGTGTCGGAGGCGACGGTGCGGACCCGGCTGGCCCGGATGACCGACTCCGGGCTGGTGCAGGTGCTGGCGATGATCGACCCTGCCGCGTTCGAGCTGTCCATGCTGCAGGCCACCATCATGGTGCGCGCCGACCGCGCCCGCATCGAGGCGATCGCCGAGGAGTTCCTCAAGCTGCCGGCGGTGGCGTTCGTCGGAATCTGTTTGGGCAACTGGGATCTGCAGGTTTCGGTGCTGGTCGCCGACCAGGCCGAGCTGACCGCTTTCATCGACTCCGCGGCGCACTCCATCGACGGGGTGCGCGAAACCGACACGCTGCTGTTTCAGGACATCATGCGGTTCAACCCGTGCCTGAAACGGGTCGCGGGATGGAACTCGGTGGCCTGA
- a CDS encoding GmrSD restriction endonuclease domain-containing protein yields MAKTVFRSTSFTLRHLVDNIDRGDVALPELQRPFVWSNAKVRDLFDSMYRGFPVGYLLFWETGAEVGARQIGVDGKEARVARWLIVDGQQRLTSLYSVLTGEAVVREDYSESRVRLAFRPRDGHISVWDVAIGNDPEFLNDATALWTDFRGTVSAFFAAYEKARGELDHVTRNSWEDAIDRVRDLQNYPFNVVELDSAVDEEQVAEVFVRINSEGVKLNRADFILTLMSVFWDKGRKQLEEFARRCKVPSTSGASPFNWYIAPQPDQLLRVSIALAFRRAVLRHAYSILRGKDLETGQTTIARRDQQFQRLQEAQARVLDLTNWHEYLRCLERAGYRGSKMIASQNVVLFTYAIWLIGRVDHGVPLDQLREAVARWFFMAHTTSRYSGSFETQAEKDFRQVEELAREIGFVAAMNKVIDETLTSDFWTITLPNELATSASRSPALFAYFAALNILDADALLSTGKVRERLDPAIIAKKGIERHHLFPRAYLREVLNVKDTRQINQIANMALVEWNDNITISDDAPSDYWPAQVLSKTERQDGRPPVLSAKRLATQVEDHALPSNWTDLSFPDFLAQRRKLIAAVVRKAFERISQSGYAPDYPAVSQEMIEDGLSNISTSVGIIDLFESGLLPAGTILVPARDSIDAVAEVDETGQIILNEVPHQTPSSAAKAASGSSENGWTFWLADTPSGQRRLDGIRDEYRNANVESLSLAAGG; encoded by the coding sequence ATGGCCAAGACCGTCTTTCGCAGCACCTCGTTTACCCTCCGCCACCTCGTCGACAACATTGACCGGGGCGACGTTGCACTCCCAGAGTTGCAACGGCCCTTCGTCTGGTCCAACGCCAAAGTGAGGGATCTGTTTGACTCGATGTACCGAGGCTTCCCGGTGGGCTACCTGCTGTTCTGGGAGACGGGGGCAGAAGTCGGCGCACGGCAGATCGGCGTTGACGGCAAAGAGGCGAGGGTGGCGCGCTGGCTGATCGTGGACGGCCAGCAACGTCTCACTTCGTTGTACTCGGTGCTGACGGGTGAAGCGGTCGTCCGGGAGGACTATTCGGAGTCACGGGTGCGGCTGGCGTTTCGTCCGCGTGATGGGCACATCTCGGTTTGGGATGTCGCCATCGGCAATGACCCTGAATTCCTCAATGACGCCACTGCGCTCTGGACTGACTTCCGCGGCACAGTTTCGGCGTTCTTCGCTGCCTACGAGAAGGCCCGCGGTGAACTTGACCACGTGACCCGGAACTCGTGGGAGGACGCGATTGACCGAGTTCGTGACTTGCAGAACTATCCGTTCAACGTCGTTGAACTCGATTCTGCCGTTGACGAGGAGCAAGTCGCGGAGGTGTTCGTCCGAATCAACTCTGAGGGTGTGAAGCTCAATCGAGCAGACTTCATCCTGACCTTGATGAGCGTGTTCTGGGACAAGGGGCGAAAGCAGCTCGAAGAGTTCGCACGGCGCTGCAAAGTTCCGTCAACCTCCGGTGCGTCGCCGTTCAACTGGTACATCGCCCCGCAGCCTGACCAACTGTTGCGCGTCTCGATCGCTCTGGCATTTCGCCGCGCAGTGCTCCGGCACGCATACTCGATTCTGCGCGGCAAGGATCTGGAGACGGGCCAGACGACGATCGCTCGCCGCGACCAGCAGTTCCAGCGCCTACAGGAGGCCCAGGCAAGGGTTCTTGACCTGACCAATTGGCACGAGTACCTCCGCTGTCTGGAGCGTGCCGGCTATCGGGGATCGAAGATGATCGCCAGCCAGAACGTGGTGCTGTTCACCTACGCCATCTGGCTGATCGGCAGGGTTGACCACGGCGTACCGCTTGACCAACTACGGGAAGCGGTCGCCAGATGGTTCTTCATGGCGCACACCACCTCTCGCTATTCGGGATCGTTTGAAACCCAGGCGGAGAAGGATTTTCGTCAGGTCGAAGAACTTGCCCGCGAGATCGGTTTCGTCGCTGCGATGAACAAGGTGATCGATGAAACGCTGACCAGTGACTTCTGGACGATCACCTTGCCCAACGAACTGGCTACCTCAGCTTCTCGAAGCCCCGCGCTGTTTGCCTACTTCGCCGCGCTGAACATTCTGGATGCCGATGCGTTGCTGTCCACCGGTAAGGTGCGAGAGCGTCTCGATCCGGCCATCATCGCCAAGAAGGGCATTGAGCGGCATCATCTTTTCCCTCGCGCTTACCTACGCGAGGTCCTGAACGTGAAGGACACTCGGCAGATCAACCAGATCGCGAACATGGCGCTGGTCGAGTGGAACGACAACATCACGATCTCCGACGACGCGCCATCCGACTATTGGCCTGCGCAAGTGCTCTCCAAAACCGAGCGGCAGGATGGGCGGCCACCGGTGCTCAGTGCCAAACGGCTTGCCACGCAGGTCGAAGACCACGCCCTGCCTTCGAACTGGACTGACCTGAGCTTTCCGGACTTTCTGGCTCAACGCCGTAAGCTGATCGCGGCTGTCGTCCGGAAGGCGTTCGAGCGCATCTCGCAATCTGGTTACGCCCCTGATTATCCGGCTGTTAGCCAGGAGATGATAGAGGACGGCTTGAGCAACATTTCGACGTCCGTAGGGATCATCGACTTGTTCGAATCAGGTTTGCTTCCTGCGGGGACGATTCTCGTTCCGGCTCGTGATTCGATCGACGCTGTCGCGGAGGTAGATGAAACGGGCCAAATCATCCTCAACGAGGTCCCACACCAGACACCGTCGAGCGCTGCGAAGGCGGCAAGCGGCTCCTCTGAAAACGGCTGGACCTTCTGGCTGGCCGACACTCCCAGCGGCCAGCGGCGCCTAGACGGGATTCGCGACGAGTACCGAAACGCTAACGTCGAGTCTCTGTCGCTCGCTGCGGGTGGCTAG
- a CDS encoding 3-hydroxyacyl-CoA dehydrogenase produces MEIKDAVAVVTGGASGLGLATAKRLLDKGALVTVLDLRGGDAVAELGDRARFVETNVTDPEQVSAALDLAEELGPVRINVNCAGIGDAIRTLSKNGPYPLDKFRKTIEVNLIGTYNVIRLAAERIAKTEPIGPDHGLERGVIINTASVAAYDGQIGQAAYSASKGGVVGMTLPIARDLSRDLIRVMTIAPGLFKTPLLATLPEAAQESLGKQVPHPARLGDPDEYGALAVHIVENAMLNGETIRLDGAIRMAPR; encoded by the coding sequence GTGGAGATCAAAGACGCAGTCGCGGTGGTGACCGGGGGCGCTTCCGGCCTCGGGCTGGCAACCGCCAAACGGCTGCTGGACAAGGGCGCCCTGGTGACGGTGCTGGACCTGCGCGGCGGCGACGCCGTCGCCGAACTCGGCGATCGCGCCAGGTTCGTCGAGACCAACGTGACCGATCCCGAGCAGGTCAGCGCGGCGCTCGACCTCGCGGAGGAGCTGGGGCCGGTGCGCATCAACGTCAACTGCGCCGGTATCGGAGACGCCATCCGCACGCTGAGCAAGAACGGCCCCTACCCGCTGGACAAGTTCCGCAAGACCATCGAGGTCAACCTGATCGGCACCTATAACGTGATCCGGCTGGCGGCCGAGCGCATCGCCAAGACCGAGCCGATCGGTCCGGATCACGGCCTCGAGCGCGGCGTCATCATCAACACCGCCTCCGTCGCCGCCTACGACGGCCAGATCGGCCAGGCCGCGTACTCGGCGTCCAAGGGCGGCGTGGTCGGCATGACCCTGCCGATCGCGCGGGACCTGTCCCGCGACCTGATCCGGGTGATGACCATTGCGCCCGGATTGTTCAAAACCCCGCTGCTGGCCACACTCCCCGAGGCCGCACAGGAATCCCTGGGCAAGCAGGTGCCGCATCCCGCCCGGCTCGGCGATCCGGACGAGTACGGCGCGCTGGCCGTGCACATCGTGGAGAACGCGATGCTCAACGGCGAGACGATCCGCCTGGACGGCGCGATCCGGATGGCCCCCCGGTAA
- a CDS encoding adenylate/guanylate cyclase domain-containing protein — translation MAERFPADLLDGLAGDARRERAELIVWLLDRGFTVEEIRRSHVPLVLAANRVMGEDGHYVSQRQVAQSAGIDLDTLRRLQRAMGLPLIDDPDAAVLRRVDAEAAASAKYFLDFGLDLDDAVAVVRALVEGIGNATATLRDKSFNVWVKPGASEVDIAAAAEALAGASARRIEAIAGRLMLMQMRRMIESEGIGAVERASGRLPGAQTVAVAFADLSGFTQLGEVLTPDELAKVAGNLSDLAHEVVDEPVRFIKTIGDAVMLVSPDPGPLIEVVLNLIDAALHSGLPQLRAGVALGPAVNRAGDWFGSAVNLASRVAGIAPAGMALVTAAARDRVAGEGLQWTSTGPHQLRGLPDAVELYRVGRVVPAGFRPPSSIPRPVSGTG, via the coding sequence ATGGCCGAGCGCTTTCCCGCCGATCTGCTCGACGGGCTGGCCGGGGACGCGCGACGGGAACGCGCCGAGCTGATCGTCTGGCTGCTCGACCGCGGGTTCACCGTCGAGGAGATCCGCCGGTCCCACGTCCCGCTGGTGCTCGCCGCCAACCGGGTGATGGGCGAGGACGGCCACTACGTGTCGCAACGCCAGGTGGCGCAGTCCGCCGGCATCGATCTGGACACCCTGCGCCGGCTGCAGCGCGCCATGGGCCTGCCGCTGATCGATGACCCGGACGCCGCGGTCCTGCGCCGCGTGGACGCCGAAGCCGCCGCCTCGGCCAAGTACTTCCTGGACTTCGGCCTGGACCTCGATGACGCCGTCGCGGTGGTCCGCGCGCTGGTCGAAGGCATCGGCAACGCCACGGCCACCCTGCGGGACAAATCGTTCAACGTCTGGGTCAAACCGGGCGCCAGCGAGGTCGACATCGCCGCGGCCGCCGAAGCGCTGGCCGGCGCGTCCGCGCGACGGATCGAGGCGATCGCCGGTCGGCTGATGCTCATGCAGATGCGGCGGATGATCGAGTCCGAAGGCATCGGCGCGGTCGAGCGGGCCTCCGGGCGGCTGCCCGGCGCGCAGACTGTGGCGGTGGCGTTCGCCGACCTGTCCGGCTTCACCCAACTGGGCGAGGTGCTCACACCCGACGAACTGGCGAAGGTCGCCGGCAACCTGTCGGATCTCGCCCACGAGGTGGTCGACGAGCCGGTGCGGTTCATCAAGACCATCGGCGACGCGGTGATGCTGGTCAGCCCGGATCCCGGGCCGCTGATCGAGGTGGTGCTGAATCTCATTGACGCGGCGCTGCATTCGGGGCTGCCGCAGTTGCGGGCGGGGGTGGCGCTGGGTCCGGCGGTCAACCGCGCCGGTGATTGGTTCGGCAGCGCGGTGAACCTGGCCAGCCGGGTCGCCGGGATCGCGCCGGCCGGGATGGCGCTGGTGACCGCCGCGGCGCGGGATCGGGTGGCCGGCGAAGGTCTGCAATGGACGTCCACCGGCCCGCATCAACTGCGCGGGCTGCCCGATGCGGTGGAGCTCTACCGGGTGGGGCGAGTGGTGCCGGCGGGCTTCAGGCCACCGAGTTCCATCCCGCGACCCGTTTCAGGCACGGGTTGA
- a CDS encoding SDR family NAD(P)-dependent oxidoreductase, whose protein sequence is MTTKWPAGQAAFITGAASGMGLGMARAFVAAGAKVALADIDADRLDTAVQELKAAGGEVVGIRLDVTDAAQWAAAADQAEEALGPISILCNNAGANGGAALDETPLEVWQWVYRINVESQFLGISTFLPRFKSRGGHAHILNTASMAGLVPMALVGAYSSAKFASFGLSMVLRNELQGSDIAVSVLCPGSVNTRIAESSGLGEAKLVGAEPNMAAIEGNSALLARGADPNAVGRQVLDAMQDGQFMIFTHKDWEVLVNPVHEEIRAAFEYCDNRHGDDFTVQMYTQGLNPIST, encoded by the coding sequence ATGACAACGAAATGGCCAGCAGGACAAGCAGCATTCATCACCGGCGCCGCGTCGGGCATGGGACTCGGGATGGCCCGAGCCTTCGTCGCGGCGGGCGCGAAGGTCGCCCTCGCCGACATCGACGCCGACCGCCTGGACACCGCGGTCCAGGAGCTCAAGGCCGCCGGCGGAGAGGTGGTGGGCATCCGCCTCGACGTCACCGACGCGGCGCAGTGGGCCGCGGCGGCCGATCAAGCGGAGGAGGCCCTGGGGCCGATCTCCATCCTGTGCAACAACGCCGGCGCCAACGGCGGCGCGGCACTCGATGAGACCCCGCTGGAGGTCTGGCAGTGGGTGTACCGGATCAATGTGGAGAGCCAATTTCTGGGCATCTCGACGTTCCTGCCGCGCTTCAAGAGCCGCGGCGGGCACGCGCACATCCTCAACACCGCGTCCATGGCCGGGCTGGTGCCGATGGCCCTGGTCGGCGCATACTCCTCGGCGAAATTCGCCAGCTTCGGCCTGTCGATGGTGCTGCGCAACGAACTTCAGGGCAGCGACATCGCCGTCTCGGTGCTGTGCCCCGGCTCGGTCAACACCCGCATCGCCGAATCGTCCGGCCTCGGTGAAGCGAAACTGGTTGGCGCAGAACCCAATATGGCGGCCATAGAAGGAAACAGCGCGCTGTTGGCTCGCGGCGCGGACCCCAACGCCGTCGGGCGGCAGGTCCTCGACGCCATGCAGGACGGCCAGTTCATGATCTTCACCCACAAGGACTGGGAAGTGCTGGTCAACCCGGTGCACGAGGAGATCCGCGCGGCATTCGAGTATTGCGACAACCGGCACGGCGACGACTTCACCGTGCAGATGTACACCCAGGGCCTCAACCCGATCAGCACCTAG